The following are encoded in a window of Vespa crabro chromosome 2, iyVesCrab1.2, whole genome shotgun sequence genomic DNA:
- the LOC124422202 gene encoding fez family zinc finger protein erm-like translates to MPRCYMVKKALCNKYITSVAKGFESWGRGRNTPSPTTIQLPVSPIEGSVAPTVAQDIKTTGTPIINENNNSKESTCKKEDFGMGTASDSPKLPQIEMATTVIAYTTSAAPNVSTPSSSLESNGVRLTTTTTTTTTTTAIILTTATTTATMTSTTTTAKTMMTTTMTISSMPTSKTLELVTGNVVSPSHRSAQNDPSVSSTCTSTRYTNEDTTTEHINEDTKIRTTSCCNNIILSSNVSSMFKDRSAAETEAAHDLLELSRSLPPLPPPSVAIGPQSVIETPATDVQEMTVYQPVEQPIYQLNTIDLTGSATVYHHQPQQQPPPQATTSIIYEPTTTIVQQTSGGVFIPLSPVQEILFTYSTPSIPCTSIITQQPQQQHQHQLPMQQQHQQQQQQQQQQQQQQQQQQQQQQQHHHHHHHHQNQPIETAPPLTPPTSECSSDIENNNPNSQPSQRDKEVQTVTEQTEIKAATYTYDTLLVADGRSKNKKLLSLQKTPETEPAENLETSKTGRYVCCECGKQYATSSNLSRHKQTHRSIDSQSAKKCIHCGKAYVSMPALAMHMLTHKLTHSCGICGKMFSRPWLLQGHLRSHTGEKPYGCAHCGKAFADRSNLRAHMQTHSADKNYECPKCHKSFALKSYLNKHLESACQRENGDESSNDVDTSP, encoded by the exons ATGCCGCGCTGCTACATGGTTAAGAAGGCCCTGTGCAACAAGTACATTACCAGCGTTGCCAAAGGATTCGAAAGCTGGGGTCGTGGTAGAAACACGCCATCGCCAACGACCATACAGTTGCCCGTTTCGCCCATAGAAGGGAGCGTTGCACCCACTGTTGCGCAAG ACATTAAAACTACGGGGACGCCTATCATCAACGAGAACAACAATTCGAAAGAATCTACGTGCAAAAAGGAAGATTTTGGGATGGGAACTGCGTCGGATTCACCGAAGTTGCCTCAAATAGAAATGGCAACGACGGTGATTGCTTATACGACATCGGCGGCGCCTAACGTATCAACGCCTTCGTCGTCGTTAGAATCCAATGGTGTCAGattaacgacaacgacaacgacaacaactaCAACCACCGCAATAATATTGACGACCGCTACGACGACGGCTACGATGACGTCTACGACGACAACGGCGAAGACGATgatgacaacgacaatgacaatATCGAGCATGCCAACGTCAAAGACGTTAGAGCTTGTTACGGGAAATGTTGTTTCGCCGTCTCATCGTTCGGCACAAAATGATCCATCTGTGTCCTCTACCTGCACGTCTACGAGATATACTAACGAGGACACTACGACGGAACATATTAACGAGGATACCAAAATAAGAACGACGTCTTGTTGCAACAACATTATATTGTCCTCAAATGTTTCCTCGATGTTCAAAGATCGTTCAGCCGCCGAAACGGAAGCAGCTCATGATCTTCTTGAACTTTCAAGGTCTTTACCACCTTTACCACCACCGAGCGTTGCGATAGGTCCTCAAAGCGTCATCGAGACACCTGCCACGGATGTTCAAGAGATGACAGTGTATCAACCTGTCGAACAACCAATCTATCAACTAAACACGATCGATCTTACCGGTTCGGCTACCGTCTATCATCATCAGCCACAGCAACAACCACCACCGCAGGCAACAACGAGTATCATTTATGAGCCGACAACGACGATCGTTCAGCAAACATCGGGTGGTGTCTTTATACCACTTTCACCGGTTCAAGAGATTCTCTTCACTTATAGTACGCCGTCCATACCATGTACGTCGATTATAACTCAACAACCACAACAACAGCATCAACATCAGTTACCGATGCAACAACAGcatcagcaacaacagcaacaacagcaacagcaacaacaacaacaacaacaacaacaacaacaacaacaacaacatcatcatcatcatcatcatcatcagaaTCAACCGATCGAGACGGCGCCGCCATTGACACCACCTACGTCCGAATGCAGCAGCGACATAGAGAACAATAATCCTAATTCTCAACCTAGCCAACGAGACAAGGAAGTGCAAACGGTTACCGAACAAACGGAAATTAAAGCTGCCACTTACACTTACGACACATTACTTGTAGCCGATGGCaggtcgaaaaacaaaaagttacTTTCTCTCCAAAAGACACCGGAAACTGAACCAGCTGAAAATCTGGAAACATCGAAAACTGGCCGTTACGTCTGTTGCGAATGCG GTAAACAATATGCAACCTCGTCGAATTTATCGAGACACAAGCAAACCCATCGCAGTATCGACTCACAATCGGCGAAGAAATGCATTCATTGCGGCAAAGCGTACGTTAGTATGCCAGCTTTAGCGATGCATATGTTAACGCACAAATTGACCCATAGCTGCGGTATTTGTGGAAAGATGTTCTCAAGGCCTTGGCTACTTCAAGGTCATTTACGTAGTCACACAGGTGAAAAACCATATGGATGTGCACACTGCGGTAAGGCATTCGCCGATCGTTCCAACTTAAGAGCCCATATGCAAACTCATTCGGCCGACAAGAACTACGAATGTCCTAAGTGTCATAAGTCCTTTGCCCTTAAGTCGTACCTGAATAAACATCTCGAGTCGGCGTGTCAAAGAGAGAACGGCGATGAAAGTAGCAACGACGTTGACACCTCgccgtaa
- the LOC124422083 gene encoding uncharacterized protein LOC124422083, with amino-acid sequence MRRVGCRKGAAQTRRKGRRRPGRAGRRSATTLHWQLHSSHTRYEPCSRATLHRDTRRTIVASAPTGGTSSSSAFIILLVVGHIPILSSIPLFYLLLHPSTSSSYSLTLLSCSLSLFLSLSLSLSLSLSLSLSLSLFYLSIYLSISLSHSPRGSLRPFGLVRDILLVFARTSSLSLSLSLSLSLFLSLSYTHTQIHIHTYIYTFSFFLSLFLSLSLSLSFPLSLSLSLSFSLSLFLSLECITSSCSTSGLGGVAAPETRNISIDFLTEDRRQCQPVLERTTESLPSVLPTLSIYLSIYLSIYIYIYIYIYIYIYTYIYRHRYISIYISSSFSLSIHLSTCLSIRLSLSLFLHLPLPPSPSFSCLRQKVINIVRRSL; translated from the exons ATGCGC agggtgGGATGTCGAAAAGGAGCCGCACAAACACGAAGAAAAGGACGCAGGCGCCCAGGACGAGCGGGGCGACGCTCGGCGACGACGCTGCATTGGCAGTTGCACTCCAGCCACACCCGGTACGAGCCATGTAGTCGGGCTACCCTCCACCGCGATACACGGCGGACAATTGTTGCTTCTGCGCCCACAGGTGGTACATCTTCGTCTTCGGCCTTCATTATACTCCTCGTCGTCGGCCACATCCCCATCCTCTCTTCTATTCctctcttctatcttctcCTTCATCCCTCGACATCATCATCCTACTCCTTAACgcttctctcttgctctctctctctctttctctctctctctctctccctttctctctctctctctctatctctctctctctctctcttttatctatctatctatctatctatctctctctctcattctcctcGTGGCTCTCTTCGTCCGTTCGGGCTCGTTCGCGATATACTACTGGTGTTCGCGCGcacatcctctctctctctctctctctctctctctctctctctttttctctctctctcatatacgcacacacaaatacacatacacacatacatatacacattctctttctttctctctctctttctctctctctctctttctctctctttccctctctctctctctctctctctctctttctctctctctctctttctctctctcgaatgCATCACTAGTTCGTGCTCGACGAGCGGTCTCGGTGGTGTGGCAGCTCCTGAAACCCGGAATATATCCATTGATTTTCTTACCGAGGACCGAAGGCAGTGTCAGCCAGTGCTGGAAAGAACGACGGAGAGCCTCCCTTCTGTGTTACcgactctatctatctatctatctatctatctatctatatatatatatatatatatatatatatatatatatatatatacatacatatatagacatagatatatatctatatatatatcttcctctttctccctatccATCCACCTATCTACCTGTCTGTCTATCcgtttatctttatctctctttctccatctccctctccctccctctccctctttctcttgcttacGCCAAAAAGTGATAAATATTGTTCGTCGTTCGCTGTAG